From Aedes albopictus strain Foshan chromosome 1, AalbF5, whole genome shotgun sequence, one genomic window encodes:
- the LOC134285549 gene encoding probable serine/threonine-protein kinase clkA yields NNNNNNNNNNNNNNNNNNNNNNNNNNNNNNNNNNNNNNNNNNNNNNNNNNNNNNNNNNNNNNNNNNNNNNNNNNNNNNNNNNNNNNNNNNNNNNNNNNNNNNNNNNNNNNNNNNNNNNNNNNNNNNNNNNNNNNNNNNNNNNNNNNNNNNNNNNNNNNNNNNNNNNNNNNNNNNNNNNNNNNNNNNNNNNNNNNNNNNNNNNNNNNNNNNNNNNNNNNNNNNNNNNNNNNNNNNNNNNNNNNNNNNNNNNNNNNNNNNNNNNNNNNNNNNNNNNNNNNN; encoded by the coding sequence aataataataataataataataataataataataataataataataataataataataataataataataataataataataataataataataataataataataataataataataataataataataataataataataataataataataataataataataataataataataataataataataataataataataataataataataataataataataataataataataataataataataataataataataataataataataataataataataataataataataataataataataataataataataataataataataataataataataataataataataataataataataataataataataataataataataataataataataataataataataataataataataataataataataataataataataataataataataataataataataataataataataataataataataataataataataataataataataataataataataataataataataataataataataataataataataataataataataataataataataataataataataataataataataataataataataataataataataataataataataataataataataataataataataataataataataataataataataataataataataataataataataataataataataataataataataataataataataataataataataataataataataataataataataataataataataataataataataataataataat
- the LOC134291426 gene encoding uncharacterized protein LOC134291426, protein MAKLLERILNRRLISELEAKGRLDKRQHAFRAGRGTDTYFAELERSLPTVDEHCLIASLDLSKAYDTTWRHGILRTLKSWRIRGRMMNILKSFLAERTFQVSIGGHLSRERPLENGVPQGSVLSVTLFLIAMQPIFQVIPDGVEMLLYADDILLVVRGAKTAGLQRKLQAAVKAVDRWAKSVGFTISASKSQTFYCSPNARREPAKEITIDRNPIPKTNRLRILGVTLDRTLTFKPHCQKMKESCESRLRILKMIGAKLPRGNRTTLLQVGSALVTAKLTYGIGLVSRGGTASLEVLAPAYNKMIRFASGAFVTSPINSVMAEAGTLPFEMLAVQTTARTAIRILAIDRTNISLPLIQRTSDRLTELTGTTLPSVGEILRQSDRVWHARRPSIVWDVKRSIRAGDPPGKVRPIVQQLLSTRFHSSTVVYTDGSKLLDMVGAAFYTNGFTNTFSLPKECSVFSAEAYAILKAVSIPNVNREVVILTDSASCLSALETGTSKHPWIQEIENIAQNKSVRFCWIPGHAGIPGNEAADRLANEARTDPAVEVPIPGEDALRTIKQAIRQRWENNWFETREAKLREIKHDTYRWTDHGNAADQRVLTRLRIGHTRLTHTFLLKKEPPPTCECCGTTLDVRHVILNCRKYERERQENNIGTTSLRDALSNEEEKTTRILKFLRDSGLYKQL, encoded by the coding sequence ATGGCGAAGTTACTCGAGCGGATCCTGAACCGTCGTCTGATTAGCGAACTGGAGGCAAAAGGTCGGTTAGACAAACGCCAGCACGCTTTTCGCGCGGGACGCGGTACCGATACATACTTTGCCGAGTTGGAGAGATCGCTACCAACCGTCGATGAACACTGCCTGATCGCATCCTTGGATCTGTCGAAGGCCTACGATACCACCTGGCGGCACGGAATATTGCGGACGCTGAAGTCATGGCGGATACGTGGTCGGATGATGAACATTCTGAAAAGCTTTCTCGCGGAACGTACGTTCCAGGTGTCTATAGGCGGGCATCTTTCTCGCGAACGCCCTTTAGAAAACGGAGTCCCACAAGGTTCCGTACTTTCGGTAACTCTATTCCTCATCGCGATGCAGCCTATCTTTCAGGTCATACCAGACGGTGTTGAAATGCTGTTATACGCGGACGACATCCTCCTTGTGGTACGAGGAGCAAAAACCGCCGGTCTACAGCGAAAGCTACAGGCCGCCGTAAAGGCTGTCGATAGATGGGCTAAAAGCGTGGGGTTCACTATATCCGCTTCGAAATCTCAGACCTTCTACTGCAGTCCGAACGCGCGCCGGGAACCAGCAAAAGAAATCACTATCGACCGGAATCCCATCCCAAAGACCAACCGTCTGCGGATTCTTGGTGTTACCCTCGATAGAACGCTGACATTTAAGCCCCACTGCCAGAAGATGAAAGAATCCTGCGAGTCTCGTCTTCGTATTCTAAAGATGATCGGTGCTAAGCTTCCACGAGGTAACCGGACAACATTATTACAGGTGGGTTCGGCATTAGTGACTGCGAAGTTGACGTACGGTATCGGACTAGTCAGCCGAGGAGGAACAGCATCTCTGGAAGTCCTTGCCCCCGCCTACAACAAAATGATCCGATTTGCGTCCGGAGCTTTTGTGACCAGCCCGATAAATTCGGTCATGGCCGAAGCGGGCACTCTTCCATTTGAAATGTTGGCCGTACAGACCACAGCGCGGACGGCCATTCGAATACTGGCAATAGATCGAACCAACATCTCGCTCCCGCTCATTCAGCGAACATCAGACCGATTGACCGAGCTGACGGGCACGACACTTCCCTCagttggagaaatcctgaggCAGAGCGACCGTGTGTGGCACGCACGAAGACCGTCAATAGTGTGGGATGTTAAAAGGAGCATTAGAGCTGGCGACCCGCCGGGAAAAGTACGTCCAATTGTCCAACAATTGCTGTCCACCCGTTTCCATAGTTCGACTGTCGTCTACACTGATGGTTCAAAGCTGTTGGATATGGTTGGTGCCGCTTTTTATACGAATGGGTTTACGAATACCTTCAGTCTTCCGAAGGAATGCAGCGTTTTCTCGGCAGAGGCATACGCTATACTGAAAGCGGTTTCCATACCGAATGTGAATCGAGAAGTAGTGATCCTCACGGATTCTGCAAGCTGTTTGTCCGCTCTCGAGACAGGAACATCAAAACACCCGTGGATCCAAGAAATTGAAAACATTGCACAAAATAAGTCAGTTCGATTCTGTTGGATTCCCGGACACGCCGGCATTCCTGGTAACGAGGCAGCCGATCGACTAGCGAATGAGGCAAGAACAGATCCAGCCGTTGAAGTGCCGATTCCGGGTGAAGACGCGTTAAGGACGATAAAGCAAGCGATACGACAACGATGGGAGAACAACTGGTTCGAAACACGAGAGGCGAAGCTGAGAGAAATCAAACACGATACGTACCGGTGGACAGATCACGGCAATGCAGCCGACCAGCGAGTGCTTACACGCCTGCGGATAGGCCATACACGCCTGACACACACGTTCCTTCTGAAGAAGGAACCCCCACCAACATGCGAGTGCTGCGGAACTACACTGGACGTGCGACACGTGATTTTGAATTGTAGAAAATATGAAAGGGAGCGACAGGAGAATAATATTGGAACGACGAGTTTACGAGACGCCTTATCAAACGAGGAAGAAAAAACAACTAGGATTCTGAAATTTTTGCGTGACTCGGGATTGTACAAGCAACTGTAg